The genomic DNA GGAGAAGCTCACCTCGGTCGCCGAACGGATCGAGGCGAGCGTCGAGCGGCACGTACCGGACGGCGAGTTCACGACGGCGCTGTTCGCCGGGTTCGACCGGCCGGGCGTGGTCGAGCTGCTGCACTTCGGGCATGTGCCGCCGATCAAGGTGGGGCGGGACGGCACGGCCGAGGTGCTGGAGGCGCCGGAGCCGTGGGTCCCGATCGGGCTCGGGCAGCTCGCGGCGGGGGAACCGACCGTGATCCCGGTGCCGTTCGGGACGGACGACGTGCTGGTGCTGTGCACGGACGGCGTGGTCGAGGCGCGGCACCACCGCAGCGGGGACTTCTACCCGCTGGCCGAACGGGTCGGCCCGCTGGTCCGCGGCGCGGCCCGGTCGCTGGCGGAGCTGGAGAGCGCGGTCGGGCGGATCTACGCGGACCTGCTGGTCCACACCGGCGGGGAGCTGGGGGACGACGCGCTGCTGCTGCTGATCACCCGGACCGACCACTGACCGCCGCGCAGTCCGCCAGGGCCCGCAGGAGCAGGGCGGTGGAGGTCGCGCCCGGATCCCGGTGGCCGACGCTGCGGGGGCCGAGGTAGGAGGCGCGGCCCTTGCGGGCCTGCAGCGGGGCGGTGTCGGCGGCGCCGCGCTCGGCGGCCTCGGCGGCGGCCCGACAGGCGGCCGGCAGGCCCCGCCCGGCGGCGGCGCGGAAGGCGTCCACGGCGGGCGCGTAGGCGTCGACGATCGTCTTGTCACCCGGCACGGCGCCGCCGAGCGCCTGCACGGCGGCCAGCCCGGCGGCGAGCGCGTCGGCCACCTGCCCGGTGTCGGCCGCCGGGCCCGGCAGGGCGGCGCCGATCGCGCGGAGGGTGCTGCCGTACAGCGGACCGGAGGCGCCGCCGACCGTGGAGAGCAGGGTGGTGCCGGCGGCCTTCAGGACCGTGCCCGGGGAGCTGCCGGGGGCGCCGCCGGGTCGGCCCGGCGCGGCGCCGAGGGCGGTGGTGACGGCGGTGAAGCCGCGGCTCAGGTTGGCGCCGTGGTCGCCGTCCCCGATCGCGGTGTCCAGGGCGGTGAGCTCCTCGCGGTGCGCCTCGACGGCCGCGGCGGCGGCGCGCAGCCAGGCGGTGGCGAGGGCGGTGTCCAGGAGGGTTCCCGGGGTGGCTGCCGGGTCGGCCCCGGGGTCGGCGTCCATCGCGGCGGGCTCCTTCAGGACCAGGTGAGGGCGGGGGTGGAGACGGGGGCGTCCCAGAGGTCGAGCAGCTCCGGGTCGGCCTTGGTGAGGGTCAGCGAGAAGCCGGCCATGTCGAGGCTGGTGACGTAGTTGCCGACCAGGTTGCGGGCGATCCGGATGCCGCGCTCGGCGAGCCGGGCGTGGACCTCGCCGAAGACCAGGTACAGCTCCAGCAGGGGCGTGGCGCCGAGACCGTTGACCAGGGCGATCACCTGGTCGCCGGAGGTCAGGCGGTGGTCGGCGAGGACGGTGTCCACCACCTCCGCGACCAGCTCGCGGGCCGGGCGCAGCGGGGCGCGGCGGCGGCCGGGCTCGCCGTGGATGCCGACGCCGACCTCGATCTCGTCCTCGGGGAGGTCGAAGCCGGGGCGCCCGGCGGCGGGGGTGGTGGCGGCGGTGAGGGCGACGGCGAAGGAACGGGAGGCGGCGTCGACCCGTTCGGCGAGCGCGGCGACCGCGTCCAGCGGAGCGCCGCGTTCGGCGAGGGCGCCGGCGAGCTTCTCGACCGCGACGGTCGCGCCGGTGCCGCGCCGGCCGGCGGTCCAGGTGGAGTCCTCGACGGCGACGTCGTCGTCGACCAGGACGCTGCGCACCTCGATGCCCGCCTCGGCGGCGAGTTCGGCGGCGAGCCGGAAGTTCATCACGTCACCGGTGTAGTTCTTCACCACGAACAGCACCCCGGCGCCGCTGTGCACGGCCTGCGCGGCGGTGAGGATCTGGTCGGGGACCGGGGAGGTGAACACCTCGCCGGGGCAGGCGGCGTCCAGCATCCCCGGGCCGACGAACCCGGCGTGCAGCGGTTCGTGGCCGGAGCCGCCGCCGGAGACCAGGGCGGTCTTGGGCGCGGACGGCGCGGCGGTGCGGCGGACCACCCGGGCCCCGAGGTCGACGGTCAGCTCGGGGTGGGCGGCGGCGAACCCGGCGAGTGCGTCCGGCAGGACGGTCTCCGGCGAGTTGATCAGCTTCTTCACGGCGGTCCCGCTCTCGCTCGGTGCGTCCCCCGGTGATCGACGGTACGTCAGGTGGCGTCGCACTCCCGGGAGGGCGGGGCCGCGTTATGGTCGGCCGCATGGCGGATCCGGTGGGTGTGGTGCTGGTGTCGCACAGTGCGG from Kitasatospora terrestris includes the following:
- the dhaL gene encoding dihydroxyacetone kinase subunit DhaL, whose translation is MDADPGADPAATPGTLLDTALATAWLRAAAAAVEAHREELTALDTAIGDGDHGANLSRGFTAVTTALGAAPGRPGGAPGSSPGTVLKAAGTTLLSTVGGASGPLYGSTLRAIGAALPGPAADTGQVADALAAGLAAVQALGGAVPGDKTIVDAYAPAVDAFRAAAGRGLPAACRAAAEAAERGAADTAPLQARKGRASYLGPRSVGHRDPGATSTALLLRALADCAAVSGRSG
- the dhaK gene encoding dihydroxyacetone kinase subunit DhaK → MKKLINSPETVLPDALAGFAAAHPELTVDLGARVVRRTAAPSAPKTALVSGGGSGHEPLHAGFVGPGMLDAACPGEVFTSPVPDQILTAAQAVHSGAGVLFVVKNYTGDVMNFRLAAELAAEAGIEVRSVLVDDDVAVEDSTWTAGRRGTGATVAVEKLAGALAERGAPLDAVAALAERVDAASRSFAVALTAATTPAAGRPGFDLPEDEIEVGVGIHGEPGRRRAPLRPARELVAEVVDTVLADHRLTSGDQVIALVNGLGATPLLELYLVFGEVHARLAERGIRIARNLVGNYVTSLDMAGFSLTLTKADPELLDLWDAPVSTPALTWS